A region of the Muricauda sp. MAR_2010_75 genome:
TCCCGAACCTGGGTAAAAAGACTTCTGCCTTGATAGACAACAAAACCCAGTAGTAGCAAATAAATCAGGCCCCAAATTGAAAAAGCATAACTGGCAGGTGTAAAAAGTGAATCCAAATCATTGGAAACCTCGCCAATGGATGTATTATTCATTTTTCCTGTATTTGATAGGTAATTGACAAAAACCGTTGAGACAAAGGCTATTGTATTTACGATTTGAAGAATTCGTTTCATACTGCATATATTCGTTTTATTGCACCATTCAATGTAGAAATTTTTAAGTGATTTTAAGATAGGAGCTATAGAAATAGGGACAATAATCCCATTTTTATACTTTTAAGCAACTAAATCCATATTATGAAATTCGGCAAAGTAGAGCATCCCGAACTTATTGACTTTACAATACCACCAGACCACCCAGATACGGCAGTGGTTTTGTCCAAAAACAAACAGGACGGGGAGACCAAGATATTTGTGGGCTGCGCCAAATGGAACCGGCAAGATTTAAAGAACTTTTATCCGCGCGGCACCAAAGATGAGTTGACGTACTATTCCACCCAATTCAATTGTATTGAGTTGAACGCTACTTTTTACCGCATCTTTCCGCCAGACACCTATGAAAAATGGTACAACAAAACCCCGGAAGGGTTTAAATTCTTTCCCAAAATGACAAGAGATGTCAGTCATTTACGCCGCCTTAATGATAAGGTCTACGAAGTAGCGGACCGCTATTTGGAGGTCACCTCACTATTGAAAGAAAAACTGGGCACCATCTTTTTACAGATGCACAACAACTTTGACCCCAAAAACTGGGATAGGGTCGAACGCTTTGTGGAGTATTGGCCCAAAGAGTTTCCGCTGGCCCTAGAATTCAGGCATACGGATTGGTTCACCGATGAAACGGTTTCCCAAGAACTCTATCATTTGTTGGAAGAAAACGGAATAGCCAATGTTTTGGTAGATACAGCAGGTAGGCGAGACCTCATGCACATGCGATTGACCAACAATGAGGCATTTATTCGCTATGTTGGAGCTAACCATGAGTCCGATTATTCCCGTTTGGAGGATTGGGTGGAACGTTTGGATGCTTGGAAAAATATGGGCTTAAAAAATATCCATTTCTTTGTACACCAGAACCTTGAGTTGGAATCTCCTTTGCTTTCGGCCCATTTCATTGAAA
Encoded here:
- a CDS encoding DUF72 domain-containing protein is translated as MKFGKVEHPELIDFTIPPDHPDTAVVLSKNKQDGETKIFVGCAKWNRQDLKNFYPRGTKDELTYYSTQFNCIELNATFYRIFPPDTYEKWYNKTPEGFKFFPKMTRDVSHLRRLNDKVYEVADRYLEVTSLLKEKLGTIFLQMHNNFDPKNWDRVERFVEYWPKEFPLALEFRHTDWFTDETVSQELYHLLEENGIANVLVDTAGRRDLMHMRLTNNEAFIRYVGANHESDYSRLEDWVERLDAWKNMGLKNIHFFVHQNLELESPLLSAHFIEMLNPKLGTNLTIPRSTLSPQKDLFN